From the Daucus carota subsp. sativus chromosome 8, DH1 v3.0, whole genome shotgun sequence genome, one window contains:
- the LOC108198940 gene encoding uncharacterized protein LOC108198940, whose amino-acid sequence MSGYEADSDSDPSSQIPLSDDSSLDTTLMGLDSSIESDPSMDMMISDSDLEDSMDMMISDSEDSSVQIIEPPAPEIIDLVSDDTGDIMGMIDFETDMHPEVTTTPLPTTLVAPVTTSTPVPATVEGEPTVLELLSPFEPTPYPLTHETHTVMDHYHFDTMVSAPVEGPVIPPPISTVPPPVISTPIPPISVPVHAPMTTSFQIDGSIPLPVPTAVGDDVAPYGDYQTMYQPYVQTGGAAMGPDMGIQGPQDPPQLVTGFVARAVESEIMQDIAVSVFQSLRTSIRGLPSTSQGYVDGVTVARMVDGAYLEFLRRVSGIFY is encoded by the coding sequence ATGTCTGGATACGAGGCGGATTCAGATAGTGATCCATCATCCCAGATACCACTTAGCGATGACTCATCCCTGGATACTACACTGATGGGGTTAGATTCCAGCATAGAGAGTGATCCTTCTATGGACATGATGATCAGTGACAGTGATTTAGAGGATTCTATGGACATGATGATTAGTGATAGTGAGGACTCTTCAGTTCAGATTATCGAGCCACCGGCTCCAGAGATCATTGATCTCGTGTCTGATGATACTGGTGACATTATGGGGATGATAGATTTTGAGACAGATATGCATCCAGAGGTGACCACTACGCCACTTCCTACCACTCTAGTTGCTCCAGTTACTACTTCTACACCAGTACCAGCCACAGTTGAGGGAGAGCCCACTGTCTTGGAGTTACTTAGTCCGTTTGAGCCTACTCCTTATCCTCTGACCCATGAGACACATACTGTCATGGATCATTATCACTTTGATACTATGGTTTCAGCCCCTGTGGAGGGTCCAGTTATACCACCACCTATATCTACAGTGCCACCACCAGTGATTTCTACTCCTATACCACCCATCTCTGTTCCTGTTCATGCTCCGATGACTACATCTTTTCAGATTGATGGTTCTATCCCATTACCAGTCCCCACAGCTGTTGGTGATGATGTTGCTCCTTATGGTGACTATCAGACTATGTATCAGCCGTATGTGCAGACAGGGGGGGCAGCTATGGGACCAGATATGGGTATTCAGGGACCTCAGGATCCTCCGCAGCTGGTTACAGGATTTGTGGCACGAGCGGTTGAGTCGGAGATTATGCAGGATATTGCAGTGTCTGTATTTCAGAGCCTTCGCACTAGTATTCGAGGACTACCTTCTACTAGCCAGGGGTATGTTGATGGAGTTACAGTTGCTAGGATGGTGGATGGAGCTTACCTGGAGTTTCTACGACGAGTCTCAGGGATCTTCTACTGA
- the LOC135148327 gene encoding uncharacterized protein LOC135148327, translated as MNPNQNDEPVDEQIPDVPPGFQPQTNPVQMLVNLLQQGFQANPGSSSSSQNSKPSIAFKSFKALQPPEFKGTVNPVEAKIWLTEIEKTFEIVGVEENKKTIFATFMLKGEANYWWEAKKKLEGSNVIPWARFTELFLEKYFPKHLENQMEIKFLELKQGNMSVAEYEAKFTELSRFAPYQVDTDEKKARRFQQGLKPWIQSRVAVFEITSYATLVHKACIVETSGELAAKERNEKKRKAPHTYPKFEKKPWNFNNKKPFVKKETPPVENNQKPRSSQTANVLQGRTPFPECKTCGKKHPPPCHQESKTCYSCGKKGHYASSCKEKAIICFSCGKKGHMARDCPQS; from the coding sequence ATGAATCCAAACCAAAATGATGAACCAGTTGATGAACAAATTCCTGATGTTCCACCTGGATTTCAACCTCAAACAAATCCTGTTCAGATGCTTGTTAATCTTCTTCAACAAGGTTTTCAAGCCAACCCTGGGTCAAGTTCTTCAAGTCAAAATTCCAAACCTTCTATTGCATTCAAATCTTTCAAAGCCCTACAACCCCCAGAATTCAAAGGAACAGTAAATCCGGTCGAAGCCAAGATATGGCTGACAGAGATTGAGAAAACTTTTGAGATAGTTGGAGTAGAGGAAAATAAGAAAACTATATTTGCGACTTTCATGCTTAAAGGTGAAGCCAATTATTGGTGGGAAGCTAAGAAGAAGTTAGAAGGATCTAACGTGATACCATGGGCTAGGTTTACAGAGCTATTCCTAGAAAAATACTTCCCTAAGCACTTAGAAAATCAGATGGAGATTAAGTTTCTCGAGCTTAAGCAAGGTAATATGTCTGTGGCTGAATACGAAGCCAAATTCACTGAACTTTCAAGGTTTGCGCCGTATCAAGTTGATACAGATGAGAAGAAAGCAAGACGTTTCCAGCAAGGTTTGAAGCCTTGGATTCAAAGCAGAGTTGCTGTTTTCGAAATTACAAGTTATGCAACCTTAGTACACAAAGCGTGTATTGTTGAGACAAGTGGAGAATTGGCTGCCAAGGAAAGGaatgaaaagaagagaaaagccCCACACACTTACCCAAAGTTTGAGAAGAAACCTTGGAACTTCAATAATAAGAAACCTTTTGTGAAAAAGGAAACACCACCAGTGGAAAATAATCAGAAGCCTAGATCTTCGCAAACTGCAAATGTGTTACAAGGAAGAACCCCATTTCCTGAGTGTAAAACTTGTGGAAAGAAACACCCACCCCCATGCCATCAGGAATCTAAAACCTGCTATAGTTGTGGGAAGAAAGGTCACTACGCGTCAAGCTGCAAGGAGAAGGCGATCATATGTTTCAGTTGTGGAAAGAAAGGGCATATGGCAAGGGATTGTCCACAATCCTAG